GCCCTCATAATTTTGAAAGACTGTGCTTCTTGCTGTCACTTGTCTGTTTCAGACATAGGTAATACCTGGCTTATTGATCTCCTAGCATTTAAGTTCCAGCACCTCAGCTGGGCCGTGCTGGTGTCATCTCTGTGGCACAATCTGTGTTTTTGCTGGGTGCATTTGTACACAGCAGGAGGGGTGGTGTGGAAATCTGGGTCAGCATAAGGAGACTGTCACACAGCCCAGGCTATTGGCACTTTTCAGTCTGCGGGTTTGTTAAGGGACCTGCTAATGAAACCTTGTGGCTGCATCACTGTCACAGCATGATGCTGTTGCTCTCTGCTGCGGAAGGGATTTCACTCCTGTGTTTACCCAAAACTTGATCAAAAGTGATGTATTCCTGAAAAATGGTTGCTAATAATGCACTCAGAGCATATTTACACATGCTGTGCTCCAGTTCTTGGTGTGTATTATTGTCAACAGTTCTGGCCTCAGGCCTTCATTTCCTCTTAGCCTTTGTGGTTTTTAATTAGATGCAATTCAGTTGTTTCACAGCTTCCTAACCCTTTCATCTGGGGAATCGCAGGGGGGTTTTTTGCCAGCTCTGCAGTCATTTGCTGTGGCATGAAAAGCCAAGTTAATTTCTCACAGTATCATTGCTTTTCATGGTTATCTGCTGTCCCATGAATGACTTTATCAAGTGCTCTTGTGACAAACTGATCAATAGTCTCacttgaaaaattacttttggtTAAGAAAGAAGACTTTTCTAAGAATGCTTCTTGCATAACCctgttttatttccaggttACTTGATGTTGATGTTTTCCAGTCATACAGATATTCCCACTGAAGCCACTTGAAGCAGTATAGAGGTTTTCATTCCTTTTGATTTCTCTGTAAGAAGGCAGAGGTCTCCCTTGCCCTCACTGAGGACTTGGGTgacttcctttgcttttttgcagtttactttgttttctcatgCAGTGAGATAGTTAAGGTGCAACACACTGGAGCACTGGTAAGGGGCTGATCTTTGCTGCCTCCTCTCAGTGGCTTAGATgtgtcagtgctgcagaaaaatgTCCCCCTCACCCCCAGCCCACTCCCAGCATCACTGTGTTCATTCACTGCATGACAACAGTAAAGGGCTGAGCATAACTGAATGCAGTGGAGCTGAGATCTTTCCAGGGATCTTGTTCCTCACTTGTCTCTGGTGTGCCCTTGCAGGCATAGAGGATTTTTGCAAAGCTGAAATTGGACATGGAACCATTTGAGCTGGATTCTTTAGCTGCTCTTTGCAGTTGTTCCCAGAGTCCCCTCAGTGTTTTCTCTAAAACTTTAATAGCTGAAAGAAAGAGCAATGATTTGTGCAATGCTTTCAGCACAGGGCTTTTACCCCACAAAATACAGGTGCACACAGTTTCATTATCCTGTGCTTGCTGTGTTCTGTGATATATTCAGTGCCCAGATGGGTGGTGTCCCGTTCTTACTTCAGAGACACCACAAATGGTTTGCTCAGTTCTACTGGGAGCAAAGCTGCTGTGGTTGGTGATTGTGGGATGCTGTTCCTAAAAGTAACTCAAGCCTTTCCTTCCTTGGATAGTTCAGCTTGGGTACCTCCCTGACTGTGCAGAGATTGAAATAGCAACCTCTGTTAAGAACTCCCCGATTAAAGTTCACGCTCCTGTGGATCTGGGCATTAACTGACATTTCCATGTTTTGGTGCTGGTGTTGAGCAATTCAGTTCATAGATGACTGTGTGGCCTGAGGTATGCAAGTGCTGAATGTGCTTACAATGCCCTGCACAAATAGCTCAGCACCACTGCAAAAGCCACCAGTTTAGTCCAGTGCATCCAGCCAGGGCATCCTGCAGAGCAAACTGGGAGGCTGAAATCCCTTTGGCTGAGTGAATTCAGCAAGTCTCTCTTTATGAATCCAAGTGTGAAGTTGTGCTCtatcccttcctccctgcagtCCACATGATTCCATTTACAGCCATAAGGCATTTCAGTGTCATGTTGTTCGCTACAGTAGCTGTAGTGATCCACAAGCTCTGTCCCATTTTCAGCGCTGTGTTTGTGCCTGGAGGGCACCAGCTGCAACCAGCTGAGAAAGAGGATGCCAGAACTGAGAGCCTCTGTACAGTAGTCCCCTGAAAATAAATGCACAAGGTTCCCCATAGCACAGTCTTAAAATAACAGTGTAAACATGTATGTATCCAGTCTGTGCAGCCCATCCTCAGACACCCAGGGCAGACTGATGATGGTTAGCTCCCAAGAGACTCCAACAGCCATTTCTAGCCCTGGGACTTGTCCAGTCTGTGTCACCAGCTCCTAGATCAGGTCCTGTTCCGTGTGGGGACTGGCAAGAAGGGTGTGATGGGCTGGCTGGCTGCAAAGCTGGGGGTTTTAGTCAACAGCCTCTTTTGAGGAGCGTCAGAGAGGGGCTTGCTGCTGTTACTTTGGGTGGGAGGACTGGAGGTCGCAGTGCCTGGCCCCTCTCCTCTCACCCCACCGTGGTTTTTGTGCAGAACGACATCTACGAGTGGAGCCGCGACCACCGTGTGCACCACAAGTACTCGGAGACAGACGCGGACCCGCACAACGCCCGCCGCGGCTTCTTCTTTTCCCACATCGGCTGGCTCTTCGTGCGCAAGCACCGTGACGTCATCGAGAAGGGCAGGAAGCTGGATTTCACTGACCTGCTGGATGACCCTGTCGTCAGGTTCCAAAGAAAGTAAGTGCGAGCGCTGGGCCCTGGTGTGAGGGGGCGTGGGGAGGTCCTCCCGGCTGGTGGTCTGGTTGTGGCTCATTCCTTGTTTGcgtcttttcccttttcttccccgAGATATCCCTGCCACCttggctgcaggtgctgggatGCCTTTCCTCTGGCCCCCACTATTCCCATGTGGCTGACACTTGCTGATTTGTCCTCGCAGGCTCTGTGGCACAAGCACTGAGCCCTGTCCTTGTGCCTCTGCTTTCCCAAAAAGCCAGGGCTGATTATGAAAGCAGCTGAGGCAGAAGTTGCTCGGATCTTGGCCTTCTTCTTTGATCACAGGAGCAAACTCTGCAACCACTAATTGCCTTAACAGAGAAGTGCACATTTCACTCTGCAAAGTCATCTTTGGCACCCCTGGGCCAGTGCAGGCCAAATGCCACCTCTCCCAAGACTGCCATTCTATACAGGAATAATTATCTCCCTTGGGAATTAACACAGTCCGGGCTCAGTTTGCTACACACTCTTGTAAGAGCTGGGAATTGAGCAACATCCTTTATGCTCTATGTGAGTACCTGTGTTTTAGGCACAAGAAGACTTTCTGCTTGCAAGCATTTCATCTGGGCACTTTGGAAAACTGCTTAAAGccatttctgtgtattttctgaGTGAGGGGAGCAGTCAGTTAAGTCTAAAAATTAGGGGTTTTTCTGCTAGTGCACAGATTTCTCTaatgcaaaaaaaccaccctTGTAATGGAAATCTTCCAGGAGTGAGGAATATTTCCCTCCACGTGTGGTTGCAGCTGTGGTTCCTCAGTTGGCACTGCCTTTTTGCAACAGCTCCCTTGCAGTTTACTGCACCTCCTCTTGGTTATTGCCTTTTTCAAGACAACAGCACCCCACGAGAAGGAGGCTCTACTGCCTTGGTCATGCTGCAAAGAAGAAGTGTCATGAAGAAATGTCATGAAGAAGtgtcttttctgcagaaaagttgTCTTAGCAAATGCCTTTGCTCTGGATTTGGATTTAGGACTTTGTCCCTTACCAAGAATTTGGGTTTCTCCTTTCTACAAGATTGCAGTGTTGGAGTTTTTTGACAGCATGGAAAAACTAGCTGGCCAGATCACTAAGAATCATAGTAAATCCTTCTTGTCATGTTTGGCTTTAAGCCCAAATTGTTAGTTTTGCTGAACTTAGTGGTGCTGCTGAGTTGTGGACGAGGCACCACTCAGTCAGTTTAAAACCACATCACTTCATCTGAAATCACAGTAGTGCTCCAGGCACAACTGATAGCAAAACCTACCTCTGTGAATGAGGGAGCAACAATCCTGCAAGGGATGTGAGAGAGGAGCTCACAGGTGAAGTGTCTCCATGATGAAGTTTTTGTGTGGTGCAAGCAGCAGTGCTCCCCAGGCATGTGTTGAGGCATTGACTCCCCTGCAGTCCAGGTAAGGAGGTTTTTCACTCCAAGGTGGATGTTTCAGCCCAAGGGAGACAATTTACTCTGATGCCTGTTCAGATGGGAAATTTCATGTCTTCATCAAAGACTGGGCTTCTTCCATCTTGCAGGATAGTTTTAATTGGGGCCTGATAAGGTCTATTTATTCTGTTTCTGCACAGTGGTAAAGGCTTTGAACTTTGAAGCAGTTTTCTGGACTGGAAAgtatttttctcctccagctctACTTAAATCCTGGCCTTGAACTGATGAGGTTTGCAAACCTTATGAGAAGTCAGTCATATGAGtggaaaattatttctctttggTGGAGCAAAGAAAGGGAACTTGTTTGCTTGGAGAACCTTAGCTCAGGTAAGTGAGTTCTATGAGAGAGCTGAGGAATGCCCTCTTCACCATGGCTGGTGTTGCTGTAGAGCTGCAGATCTTCTGGAGCCCAGGATGCGAGGCACAACctccaaacaacaacaaaatacacCAAGCAAAGAACTCTCAAGGCAAGAGGTTGATTTATTTCATGCACAAGATGATCAAAACGAGCTCATGTGTTAAAAATGAGAACTGTGTTCATGAAAacttctttcctttcaaaaatactgctaatatttacatttttccaaTCCTCTGTGGATTTTAATTGAAAGCTATCTGTTTGTTTCTGTCAATTAAGAATGATGGTTCTTCCTATGTGAAAGACTTTCAGGGATTGCAAAGTTTTAATAACTGTTTAAGAAATCCaaactctgtttttcctcatCCCTTCCAGAAAACTCAGCAAAAGCAGGGGTCTATTTTAAACCTGTCATAGGGAGGCGAACAAGACAGATCTTACTTTGcattcctttttcccttctcgCCCTGTAACACCCGCAGGTACTACAAGAGCTCAGTTGTGCTGATGTGCTTTGTGATCCCCACCTTTGTGCCGTGGTACCTGTGGGGCGAGAGCCTGTGGAACGCCTACTTCCTGGCCTCCATCCTGCGGTACACCATCTCCCTGAACGTCACCTGGCTGGTCAACAGCGCCGCCCACATGTACGGCAACCGCCCCTACGACAAGAACATCAACCCCAGGCAGAACACCCTGGTCACCCTGGGAGCCATTGGTGAGTGCTGCAGCCActctgggcactgctctgcCAACTCAGAGTGATGCCCCATCCTCTTTCACCCTGGCTGGGACTGGGTGCCTGCAGCTGGACACTGCTTGGAGCCAGGGTTTGGAGGAGGCCGGAGTTTGTGCATCCTAGAGGAAGGCGTCCCTGTTATACTGATGGTGCCCATGTTGAAATAACACCATGTGGTCTCTGGGAAGGGAGGTGTTACCACCCAGCAGCAAGAGCTGCTCAGCGGATAGTGCAGCAGAAGTGAGTGACCCCACTTCGGACTCAGTTGAGTGTCTCCCCTCTTGAAACACTTGTGGGTTTCTTCCCTGAGCATAAGGCATGGGACTTGCCCCTTCCTACTGGGGAGGAAagcccagagcactgaaatGGAGTCTGGTGTGGATCTGCCCCAGAGGTCTGGGGTGGAGCATAACCTCCTCTAGATGCAAGACTTGGGAAATGAGTGTTGGAGTGTCCTGCCTGAGTGTGTTCCTGTGTTGACAAAAGTGACAGCCATGTGGTCTTTAAGCTCCCTCTCTGTTTTTCAGGTGAGGGTTTCCATAACTACCACCACACCTTCCCATTTGACTACTCAGCCAGTGAGCTGGGCTTGAAGTTCAACCCTACCACCTGGTTCATTGACTTCATGTTTTGGCTGGGGTTGGTCACTGACCGCAAGCAGGCTCCGAAGGAGATGATCCAGGCTCGCAAGGAAAGGACTGGAGATGGCAGTGCCTGAGGagtggtgctgggctgtgccagcgcCGCTGTCTGCGCAGCTGGCTGGGTGCCTGCGTGCAACCCCGTGCCTGTGGTGGATTTACCTCTGggtaaaattacatttttgtttcagatcGATTGGGCTGAATCAGTTCACCAGGAATTGATTCAGCCactgctttttttaatttttccttattAGCTGTCTTATGTCCAAACTTGACTATTAAGTGTACAAATGttatatattatttaatattgCAGTTAAGCAGGAGAGAGATTTGATTTTAGTCACTGTAGTTCACGTCTGAGATTTGTTGTATTTTGCTTGTTCATGGTAAATGTTGGCAGGTTGAAGGCACTAACTGTCCTTTCAAAGTGCAGTTAGGGGAGATTTTTGTTCCTACTGCTAATCCAGTAAGGTTTTGAGGCACATCTTTTGGGGGGATGGGGCAGGGCCCAGTGTGCAGTGTCAGCTGCATACTCACGAAAAGGACAGTAACACTGCTGATGAAAAACAGTATGTCCAAGGGGAAGAATCACCCTCAGTTTAGTTAGATATTAGTTTGGAAacctcctttcttctttttgttagCCCTGTTAGCCAGCCCAGTGCACTGCTGTCTTTGCTAGATACAAAAACtctttattgctgagcaggctTTTGTGTTGAAGATTAGTCTCTGTACAGGCCAAAATACCAACTGATGCTATATTGAGATGGTTCCTTTGTTGTTACATATACATTATAATTGTAAATGTATAGAGCTCAACCATGTCTTTAGCCAAATAAAGTTTTGGTTTCAGTGTTTGGAGACCTAAGTCATATTCTAATCAGTCATGGCCATCGATGCATGCATACTTTAGCTCCTTTTGCACAAGAGGcctcttaatttcattttctgcatttgaCTAGTGGGTCTTAGAAAACTGACCTTTATTTAAGTCAGAGACTGTACTAATATTTCAGCTGCATGCAACATCCTTTGGTTTCTGAGCAAAATATAAAGACAGTTATGTAGCTTCTGAATTTAAACAGTTGccttgcttaaaaaaaaaaaaaaaaaggaaaaaaaaaaggcatgtgGATTTAACAGGATATGTAGCCCTTTGTGTTAGATGTTGGCCAGTGCAGGAGAGAGGCTTTGTACCATCAGCACTGGAGCACTTTTGAAGATAGAGGGCATGATTTTCATTTATAGGAAAGGTCACTGCCTTGCCCCTCAGAGAGGGAGTGCCTGTTTCCCAGCTACACAGCCCCACACCCTGGGCAAGGCGGGGATCTCAAGATAACTGAGACTCAGGCCCAGATATTTTCAGGAAAGATGcaaaagtgggggaaaaaatttaaatggtttctttcttgttctgtttcttgtttttcaaatgATGCCATATAATATAAAAAGGTTGTCTTTATTCTGTCTTTCATCTAGCAGGTGTTTTAGAAGTGTTATTTTGTCATTAATGATGTGTAAACTCTTGAGTGATTTACAATAAACAGTTACAAGTTAGCCTGGCCACTGtgtttaattttgaaacaaGCGAAGGTCTTTGTGCATCATGCATCAGAATTACAGCAGTGTTTCGCTTGGCATTTCCAGCTACGCGTTTGATGCAGCTCAAAATACCTCCCCCCTCAGCATTTCTGAATGTCAGGGAAAGAGGAAGCTGTCAAATGGAAGAGCACCAAGGCATTTGATTACTTTGGGCTTCTTGGCCAAGCTCGGGttagaggggggaaaagaaactgaaagctGACAAAAACTTGAAAGGAGACCTTGGCAAGTTCTTGCATGTGAAAATCCTGCTTTAATAGAAAAATACCAGCCCTGTGTGACTGCTGGACAATGTTTTGgccaaaaatattaaatattttacttagATTTTGCTGTAAGctctctttgtttctgctgaGATGGGCCTGAAGACCTGGGTTTGCCTGAAGGTGTGTTTTGATGTGCATTCATCTGGAGTTGGAGCCATTTGACAGACAGAGGAATTacgcacacacacagagagagagagagaaaagtagGAGATGTCTGCCCaccccctgcagcagtgcctgcaggatGGTGTGGAAACAGGCTCCTAGAGCTGGGAGGTTCTTAACCTGCTGGTTAGAAAGATAGAACTGTTCTTCCATGGCAAAAATCATAGGTAACCTGCCTTCAAAGTGATGTGTGTGATGGGTTTGGACTTGGGGTGTGAATGTAGGAGCAAAGCTTGGAAGATGTGCAAATGCCTGATCTCACCAGTGCTCTCATCCTTTCCTTTGTGCAATTTCCTGACCACAGAACTACAGGGAATGCACCAAGATACACAGCTTCCTGTTGATCTTTATAATTGTTCTCTTGTACTGCTATTGCTTGGACTTCCTTAGGCTCATTCCTGTCAAGTCCCTGGTGTAAGAGTAAGTGGCCTTGCTAAGAGGCACACACTGTTCTGAACCTTTCTGAATACCTGAAATGACAACAAGGTAATATTACCCCCACCTTCCCCCAGGGATAAGACttcaaaagctgcagcagcagttccagTGCATTTCAGGGatctgaaaactgaaattgaAGCCATTGTCAAGTGACCTGgttttgaaaaactgaaaaaaactaaagaaacattgttcagaaaagaaaaagctcctCCATCAAATGTCTTGTCTGGAAGCTTATGCTGCCTGAATCCCTCTTGTTGTAGATGAAATTCTCCATGTGGCAGAGTTGATAAAAAAAGTCTCAGCCTTAGCAGGAAAACTAGATTTTTAAAGAGGGCACCTCAAATTTTGGTAAAACAAGGAATACTTCagtgcatttccttttttacttatttgtttgtatttttgtgtttgttttgaacTTTCTGCTTATTTGTTccgattttttaaaaatcattttggtCATGTTCTTCAGTGCCGTTTTCTCTTCCTCAGGATGATGTAGGGTCTGTGGGAGGCAGGAAGAGCCACTGCTGTTTCCCAGGGTAGCTACTGGATCCATCACTGTTGAATGAAGTGATGTGATGAAGCTGTGGGTCCTTGGTAGGATGGGTAGTAGGGCACTCATTTCTGTGGACTTTGGCACTTCTCCTGATGATTTAGTACTTGCAGACCTGGCTGGAGCTTTCTGAGCAGTGCAGAAGTGTTGAGGGACTGCTGGTGGATTGGTGGCTGGCTGTAGGTTGGACTTAACCAGTGACTGTCTTCTGAGACCTGATGGTCTTGCAATGCCTGACCTTGTGTTGTCTCTAAGTCTTCTTGGTGCGTTGACCCATCTGGAATAACACCACGTGGCAGTGGGAACAGGTATTTGTACTTCCATGCAGTGAGTGTTTCCAGGCTCTCAGCTctggcacacagcaggcactggagCGGTTTTAC
This sequence is a window from Prinia subflava isolate CZ2003 ecotype Zambia chromosome 18, Cam_Psub_1.2, whole genome shotgun sequence. Protein-coding genes within it:
- the SCD5 gene encoding stearoyl-CoA desaturase 5 isoform X1, which codes for MAAPRRAAGGEAGTAGTAGGGQAIVWRNVVLMGLLHLGAVYALSLVPRAHILTLLWGECGGCATAYFCFLMTALGVTAGAHRLWSHRSYKAKLPLRIFLAAANSMAFQNDIYEWSRDHRVHHKYSETDADPHNARRGFFFSHIGWLFVRKHRDVIEKGRKLDFTDLLDDPVVRFQRKYYKSSVVLMCFVIPTFVPWYLWGESLWNAYFLASILRYTISLNVTWLVNSAAHMYGNRPYDKNINPRQNTLVTLGAIGEGFHNYHHTFPFDYSASELGLKFNPTTWFIDFMFWLGLVTDRKQAPKEMIQARKERTGDGSA
- the SCD5 gene encoding stearoyl-CoA desaturase 5 isoform X2, whose protein sequence is MAAPRRAAGGEAGTAGTAGGGQAIVWRNVVLMGLLHLGAVYALSLVPRAHILTLLWAYFCFLMTALGVTAGAHRLWSHRSYKAKLPLRIFLAAANSMAFQNDIYEWSRDHRVHHKYSETDADPHNARRGFFFSHIGWLFVRKHRDVIEKGRKLDFTDLLDDPVVRFQRKYYKSSVVLMCFVIPTFVPWYLWGESLWNAYFLASILRYTISLNVTWLVNSAAHMYGNRPYDKNINPRQNTLVTLGAIGEGFHNYHHTFPFDYSASELGLKFNPTTWFIDFMFWLGLVTDRKQAPKEMIQARKERTGDGSA